In Lolium rigidum isolate FL_2022 chromosome 3, APGP_CSIRO_Lrig_0.1, whole genome shotgun sequence, the genomic window GCAGCTCGTGGCTTTCGGATTCAGTGCAATAAATGGGCTATCATAGTAAGGCTGCTTCTCGGGGAGATCCCAGAGAGGACTGTTTTCATGCAGAAAGGAATGAAGGAAGCGTTGATACCTTATTTTGAGCTTACAAATGTAAGTTTTAGTCTTCTTTTAGATATTACTTCATATGTTACTATACTGGAAAGCTCTAGTCATAACATTTGAATTATTTGGTCTCTAGGCGGTGAGGATTGGGGATTTGGAATTGTTTAGAGCTGTTGCAGACAAATTTGCAAGCACTTTCAGTGCAGACAGGACTCACAATTTGATTGTGAGGCTGCGCCACAATGTGATTCGAACTGGACTAAGGAACATCAGCCTTTCATACTCACGGATCTCCCTTGCTGACATTGCCAAGAAGCTAAGGCTAGTCTCTGCAGATCCTGTTGCTGATGCGGAGAGCATTGTATCCAAGGCCATAAGAGATGGTGCAATTGATGCCACCATAGATCATTCGAATGGCTGGATGGTGTCGAAAGAAACTGGTGATGTCTACTCGACAAATGAACCCCAGGCTGCATTCAACTCCAGGATTGCATTCTGCCTCAACATGCATAATGAAGCGGTCAAGGCGATGAGGTTCCCTCCGAATTCTCACAAGGAAAAGGAGAGTGCTGAGAAGCGCCGAGAAAGGCTCCAGCAGGAGGAAGAGCTGGCAAAACACATGgctgaggaggatgatgatgattttTAGTTGATCACTTTTTGAATTGTTGACTTTAAGCCCTGAAATCACCGATTTCTCCCACTGTAGGGATGTTTGAATCATGTAAACTTTTTTACATCTTCTGTAATTCCATGTTGATCAGCACTTTATTGGACCCCAGATGTGTCTAGAGTTTACATTTCTTTTTCTCCTCATCTAAACCGGTTTTGTGGATCTCTGTACCATGCGAAATGCACCTTGTCCTTTACTGAATTTTGGTGTGTATGCTTCCTGATTGGTATATTTGTCATCTATATATCTTTTCCTGTCTTGTTTATGTGATTATGCAATGACAGTCCTGTACCTGGTGGTAAATCTAGTATAATCATGTTAATCTTGCTTGTAATATCTATGATCCGAATCGCTTGGGGTTACTGATGCATTGACCGACACAAATCTTTCTCAAGATCTGATGTAGAAGTAGTAGCATGAAGTTACTTCAGTGCAATAGTATCACTCTGTTACACAAGCTGAATCTACAGCTCTGATGAATTATTATGAAATCTCAGTCCTTTAAACAAAGCTTAACACCATTAGCAAATACCAAAGTGTAGAGTGAGTGTATAGTGTCGAATTGAATTTCCCAGTACTATGTGCGATCCTAGCTAGCAGATGAACCTTAGAAGAAGGCTCTGCTTCCGTAGAAGACTCTTGAACCCTTGGACGGCGACGACTTCTCCGCTGTAGTCGAGTCGGTGCTATCATCGGCGGAGGGACTAGTAATGTTCTCGATGACATCGAACGGGAGCTTCATTTTCGCAAGGGAGTCGGTGAACTGCTGCATGCTCTTCATGTACATGTCAACTATGTCCTGCTGGACAACAGATTCCCCAGGTTGGAGGCTGACGCCGACCACTGCAGTCTGGACAAGCTCATCCCTGGGTGGCGGCGCTTCAGAAGAATCAGCCTCGCCATCCGTAACATCCTGGCTCTTCTCCCTCTGGATTTCACTGGATGAAGCCGCGGCGGCGGTCTCCAATGGCTCGGAGACCGACTGCGGCATGGCAGAAAGGCCCCCGGAGGAGTCTGCTGTTGATACACAGCTGCTTTCGTCAGGACATTCCTCAGGATTGACAGTAGATATCTCAGGAACAGGTACAACTACATCATTCTGTAGTAACTTGCTGTTCTCAGATTTGACTAGATTCTCATATGTTTCCAAGGTCTCCATCTCGAAATACTTGGAGACCATAGTTTCATTCTCGCTGGCCATATTCAAGTCTGGGAATTCGATCTTTTCGATCTCAGCAGCATCCAAGTTCTCATTGCCAGAATCAGTCACAGCAGATGCCGACTTCTCTGGCGCTGATATTTCGATGACATCCGGAGAGCTACCAACATAAGACAGGGACAGGCGCACAAATCCGGCTGGTGTGTGGAACAGGTCAGTGGATGACATGGAGAACTCCCGGGCCAGTTTTCCATCATCAGCCACTAGGATGTCGACCAAAGGAACAACGGTGAAACCAAGAAGCTGGTCCTC contains:
- the LOC124701675 gene encoding uncharacterized protein LOC124701675, with protein sequence MAAYQTGRMSDPSVLNNNAITQRLSNFTTDTAGKDEFIGSLDIFVHQARDINNVCIYHKQDVYAKLCLTSDPEVSCSTQVINGGGRNPVFDEALKLDVRTVEASLKCEVWMLSRVRNYLEDQLLGFTVVPLVDILVADDGKLAREFSMSSTDLFHTPAGFVRLSLSYVGSSPDVIEISAPEKSASAVTDSGNENLDAAEIEKIEFPDLNMASENETMVSKYFEMETLETYENLVKSENSKLLQNDVVVPVPEISTVNPEECPDESSCVSTADSSGGLSAMPQSVSEPLETAAAASSSEIQREKSQDVTDGEADSSEAPPPRDELVQTAVVGVSLQPGESVVQQDIVDMYMKSMQQFTDSLAKMKLPFDVIENITSPSADDSTDSTTAEKSSPSKGSRVFYGSRAFF